A genomic window from Bdellovibrio sp. SKB1291214 includes:
- a CDS encoding penicillin-insensitive murein endopeptidase yields MGRLLSSLLILGLIVSGCAPRGNNVPASVRDTAPTPEQPQIRQAGNYEVIEGATQLQGMEVAFDKGTSKITLQGKIQLKTLDSKKTLPIDIQLQGTSDIQGFAVMKPVGSVGVADMQVAAKATCLGVEADCSSNFIDIYISYEDRIYHHQVESVEDTMEMGEEPKQAEPKVTPSPGQTAQEDDESFADEDGDDGHEEMDIEEGAGQYVGDIGNDIEKVLDNPKPKAPAPKPAPSASPKAEEPKKETPKQETPKQDPPKKDTPKQDPPKKDDPKKVPPKKEEPKKDVPKADDKAKDDKKDDKKDDDKKADDKEVPVVVANPPKFDLVAKLNQAIGTVNAGSLERATDILGYQKAYPETNLKILRPDRLTHFGTIEMAYLVAKMGKYTKAIAPAHPLRMGDISKKNGGRLGAHKSHTNGLDADIAYYFKADKTMTNFASALKGGKPIGDWMMAQQWKLFKYAVSSKFVDRIFIHPTLKKSLCTYAQNQGEMDSPLAKETLRRLVSEVNHYNHFHMRVKCSESQIRCRQMADPKPGTGC; encoded by the coding sequence ATGGGAAGACTTCTGTCGTCACTACTCATTTTAGGTTTGATTGTTTCAGGGTGTGCCCCTCGCGGGAACAATGTGCCGGCCTCTGTTCGCGATACGGCTCCTACTCCTGAGCAGCCGCAAATTCGCCAAGCGGGCAATTATGAAGTGATCGAAGGTGCTACTCAACTGCAGGGTATGGAAGTGGCCTTTGATAAGGGGACGTCCAAAATCACCCTTCAAGGTAAGATCCAGCTTAAGACTTTAGATTCTAAAAAGACTCTTCCTATTGATATTCAATTACAAGGTACATCCGATATCCAAGGCTTCGCTGTGATGAAACCGGTGGGCTCTGTTGGTGTCGCTGACATGCAGGTTGCCGCTAAAGCCACTTGTTTAGGTGTTGAGGCGGATTGCTCGAGCAACTTTATTGATATCTATATCTCTTATGAAGACAGAATTTATCACCACCAAGTTGAGTCTGTAGAAGACACCATGGAAATGGGTGAGGAGCCAAAACAAGCAGAACCAAAAGTAACGCCTTCTCCGGGTCAAACGGCTCAAGAGGATGACGAAAGTTTTGCTGATGAAGACGGTGACGATGGTCACGAAGAAATGGATATCGAAGAAGGCGCTGGTCAATACGTAGGTGATATTGGTAACGATATCGAGAAAGTTTTGGACAACCCAAAACCAAAAGCACCAGCTCCAAAGCCTGCACCATCAGCAAGCCCTAAAGCGGAAGAGCCTAAGAAAGAAACGCCAAAACAAGAAACTCCTAAGCAAGATCCTCCGAAAAAGGATACGCCAAAGCAGGATCCTCCTAAAAAGGATGATCCTAAAAAAGTTCCTCCCAAAAAAGAGGAGCCTAAGAAAGATGTTCCTAAGGCAGATGATAAAGCCAAAGACGATAAGAAGGATGATAAAAAAGACGATGATAAAAAGGCTGACGACAAAGAGGTCCCCGTCGTCGTGGCAAATCCTCCGAAGTTCGATTTAGTCGCGAAGCTAAATCAAGCCATCGGCACCGTAAATGCGGGCAGTCTGGAAAGAGCAACGGATATCTTGGGTTACCAAAAAGCATATCCTGAAACAAACTTGAAGATTTTAAGACCAGATCGTCTTACGCATTTTGGTACGATTGAAATGGCGTACTTGGTTGCCAAGATGGGTAAGTATACAAAAGCGATCGCACCAGCGCATCCATTACGTATGGGTGACATTTCTAAAAAGAATGGCGGTCGTTTAGGGGCTCATAAATCGCATACAAACGGTTTGGATGCTGATATCGCTTATTACTTTAAAGCTGATAAAACGATGACTAACTTTGCTTCTGCTTTAAAGGGCGGAAAACCGATCGGCGACTGGATGATGGCGCAACAATGGAAGCTATTTAAATATGCTGTCAGTTCTAAGTTCGTAGACCGTATTTTCATCCATCCAACTTTGAAAAAGTCATTGTGTACCTATGCACAAAATCAAGGTGAAATGGATTCGCCTCTGGCTAAAGAGACTTTGCGTCGCTTGGTTTCAGAGGTAAATCACTACAACCACTTTCACATGCGTGTTAAGTGTTCCGAAAGCCAAATTCGTTGTCGCCAAATGGCAGACCCAAAACCAGGAACAGGCTGCTAA
- a CDS encoding alpha/beta hydrolase encodes MFKAFHDSSMTNLRALRFKILIFAAWALCGCQSLFYFPSQEKFYSPERIQLKYEDVRFKTASGNEIHGWYFATSQKHSKGTILFFHGNAQNLTSHFMMFYWLPKEGYNYLIFDYPGYGESLGKPNPANTVEAGIAAAGWIKENKDPRPLIIYGQSLGGIIAMQTAMKIKDQQPISRIVIDASFSSYRKMARRVLARSYWTWWMQPITYLVLNDSQSPEPIDRLAPIPMLFIHGADDPVIESESSQDMFAKAHDPKQLWIVPNGHHGDLFEVNNRELRQNFLNYLQQ; translated from the coding sequence ATGTTCAAAGCGTTTCATGATTCTAGTATGACGAACTTAAGAGCTCTGCGCTTTAAAATTTTAATCTTTGCTGCGTGGGCTCTGTGTGGATGTCAGTCCTTATTTTATTTTCCCTCTCAAGAAAAGTTTTATAGCCCTGAACGTATTCAACTGAAATATGAAGATGTACGATTTAAAACAGCCTCGGGAAATGAGATCCACGGTTGGTACTTTGCGACTTCACAAAAACACAGCAAAGGAACGATCCTGTTCTTTCACGGAAATGCCCAAAATCTAACGTCGCACTTCATGATGTTTTATTGGCTGCCTAAGGAAGGATATAACTATCTCATTTTTGATTACCCGGGTTATGGTGAAAGTTTAGGCAAGCCGAATCCAGCGAATACGGTGGAGGCAGGAATTGCCGCTGCGGGTTGGATTAAGGAAAACAAAGACCCACGACCTTTAATCATTTATGGGCAAAGCTTGGGTGGCATCATAGCCATGCAAACTGCGATGAAGATCAAAGACCAACAACCCATCAGTCGGATTGTCATCGATGCGAGCTTTTCCTCTTATCGAAAGATGGCTCGCAGGGTCCTAGCTCGATCCTATTGGACTTGGTGGATGCAACCTATTACTTATTTGGTTCTGAACGACTCTCAGTCGCCGGAGCCTATCGATCGTTTAGCACCGATTCCGATGCTCTTCATTCATGGAGCCGACGACCCGGTGATTGAATCTGAAAGCTCTCAAGACATGTTTGCGAAAGCCCATGACCCAAAGCAACTATGGATTGTCCCCAATGGACATCATGGCGATCTTTTTGAGGTTAACAATCGTGAACTTCGCCAAAACTTCCTCAATTATTTGCAACAGTAA
- a CDS encoding CorA family divalent cation transporter, with protein sequence MKRFEHAWQDFKWIDIEDPSKEDFVHLAEEFEIPMQCLATCMDPEHLPRVQYLDHSTMIILRHFDLRARPGAGTIQELSTKLVFFVGKKYLLTLHRTPLPCIEDKKAKVAFENITMSQLIGRLFVKVFQSFENPLDELVNKMDTIEGRIYALRRKSILREGYHVKRRASGFKKIFKFSDSVVVNLQQHPKFPALDYDDVRDPLARLIFDSDSIVEEITGLLNLHLALMSQKTNEASLKTNEIMRILTVVSIFFLPLNFLAGVYGMNFKYMPELEHHFGYFGVLTAMFVIALAILGWVWHKGWLSKDDF encoded by the coding sequence ATGAAACGCTTTGAACATGCATGGCAAGATTTTAAGTGGATTGATATCGAGGACCCCAGCAAAGAGGACTTTGTTCATCTGGCCGAGGAATTCGAAATTCCCATGCAGTGCTTGGCCACTTGCATGGACCCCGAGCATCTTCCTCGCGTTCAATATCTTGATCATTCAACGATGATTATTTTACGACATTTTGATTTACGAGCTCGCCCAGGTGCGGGAACTATTCAAGAGCTATCAACTAAGTTGGTGTTCTTTGTGGGCAAAAAATATCTGCTGACTTTGCATCGCACTCCGCTGCCTTGTATTGAAGATAAAAAAGCCAAGGTCGCATTTGAAAATATAACGATGTCACAATTAATTGGTCGACTGTTTGTTAAGGTATTTCAAAGTTTTGAAAATCCCTTGGATGAGTTGGTCAACAAAATGGACACGATCGAAGGCCGCATCTATGCTCTTCGTCGCAAAAGCATTTTACGTGAAGGCTATCATGTAAAACGTCGTGCTTCGGGCTTTAAAAAGATTTTTAAATTTAGCGATAGCGTGGTGGTAAACCTGCAACAGCATCCTAAATTTCCGGCTTTGGATTATGACGATGTTCGCGATCCTTTGGCCCGTTTGATTTTCGATAGTGATAGCATCGTCGAAGAAATCACCGGTCTTTTGAATTTGCACCTGGCCTTAATGTCACAAAAAACCAATGAAGCTTCCTTAAAGACGAACGAAATCATGCGCATCTTAACTGTCGTATCGATCTTCTTCTTGCCTCTGAATTTCTTAGCTGGCGTTTACGGTATGAATTTTAAATATATGCCCGAGTTAGAACACCACTTCGGATACTTCGGTGTTTTGACGGCCATGTTCGTCATCGCCCTCGCAATCCTAGGATGGGTGTGGCACAAGGGCTGGCTATCTAAAGACGATTTTTAG
- a CDS encoding ankyrin repeat domain-containing protein, giving the protein MSAGDWKEMYSASVSGDLELVQYHIRNGVDPNYQHPEIMSTALVASIIGNHPDISLFLLEHGADPALRSEFDNLTPLQAARMFRRHELVAILEKMVPKKSLWQKLENFFKN; this is encoded by the coding sequence ATGTCAGCTGGCGATTGGAAAGAAATGTACAGCGCTTCGGTTTCAGGAGATTTAGAGTTAGTTCAGTATCACATCAGAAATGGTGTCGACCCGAATTACCAACATCCTGAAATCATGTCCACCGCGCTGGTCGCTAGCATCATCGGAAATCATCCAGATATTTCTTTGTTTCTCTTAGAGCACGGTGCTGATCCAGCACTGCGCTCCGAATTCGACAATCTGACGCCGCTGCAAGCAGCCCGCATGTTCCGCCGCCATGAACTGGTCGCCATTCTTGAAAAGATGGTGCCTAAAAAATCCCTTTGGCAAAAGCTGGAAAATTTTTTTAAAAACTAA
- a CDS encoding class I SAM-dependent methyltransferase: MAGDFPYLHGFSKDEQERLRKQARFGEYTVYQNVNLTNVSHLLEVGCGVGAQSEIILRRFPDIHLTGIDLSTNQLSSARHRLAALPGFAGRFEMKEMDATKMSFGANSFDGAFLCWILEHVPDPIRTLSEVRRVLRPGSPVYITEVMNASFFLDPYSPNVWKYWMAFNEYQLKQQGDPFVGAKLGNFLMQLGYHDVQTEVKTWFLDNRQPQARKDCVEYWTELLLSASDQLIKSHCVSKDVVEGMKEEMATVANDPNAVFYYSFIQAHART, encoded by the coding sequence ATGGCAGGTGATTTTCCATATCTTCACGGTTTCAGTAAAGACGAACAAGAACGGCTGCGTAAGCAAGCTCGCTTTGGCGAATACACAGTTTATCAAAATGTGAACCTGACAAATGTCAGCCACCTTTTAGAAGTCGGTTGCGGTGTTGGCGCGCAAAGTGAAATTATTCTTCGTCGTTTTCCCGACATTCATCTCACGGGGATTGATCTGAGTACCAATCAACTCAGTTCCGCACGTCATCGCCTGGCTGCTTTGCCGGGGTTTGCGGGACGATTCGAAATGAAGGAAATGGATGCGACTAAAATGAGTTTCGGTGCGAACTCATTTGATGGAGCCTTTTTATGTTGGATTCTTGAACACGTTCCAGATCCGATACGCACACTATCAGAAGTGCGCCGCGTTTTGCGTCCGGGCTCTCCAGTTTACATCACTGAGGTCATGAATGCTTCTTTCTTTTTAGATCCGTACTCACCAAATGTATGGAAATATTGGATGGCGTTTAACGAGTATCAGTTGAAACAGCAAGGTGATCCCTTCGTCGGAGCTAAGTTAGGAAACTTTTTGATGCAGCTGGGATACCATGATGTGCAAACCGAAGTAAAAACTTGGTTCTTGGACAATCGTCAGCCGCAAGCGCGGAAAGATTGTGTAGAATATTGGACCGAACTTCTGTTAAGCGCGAGTGATCAATTAATTAAATCACATTGTGTTTCGAAGGATGTTGTGGAAGGTATGAAGGAAGAAATGGCAACAGTGGCAAATGATCCTAATGCTGTTTTCTATTACAGCTTCATTCAAGCACATGCACGCACCTAA
- a CDS encoding DUF429 domain-containing protein — translation MPKSRVPSHGRKARKSAVKSKAVKKKPAKKLAKLRTVAKSATASESHAGEVHRFVGVSLGGGKMDKACVAVIEYYPKHNKVFLSRLVEKIKSDEVHSADFKIHEIIDQYHDGIDLLAFDVPFQLPNTLRNPCCGEIETCDQPHIKWMWDYTRKLHKKKKPRKLFTAYTQRCVEMYLSSELEEPFTLQHAMGANTAPLLARAMFLKQKLKMDCIEVFPKLSVWRIGRSLHVMKSHLMFHKHAVGGDDSRKAILHALSTHNIAFVYDQDVKLMIENNHAFESFICALTAFLSFKGLTEPRPEGFPENEDWVEFPVSSIKWNSF, via the coding sequence ATGCCAAAAAGCCGGGTTCCAAGTCATGGGCGCAAAGCCCGTAAATCCGCTGTAAAGAGCAAGGCCGTTAAGAAAAAGCCAGCCAAAAAACTGGCTAAACTTCGTACCGTCGCAAAATCCGCAACAGCTTCTGAAAGTCATGCGGGTGAAGTACATCGTTTTGTCGGCGTTTCTTTGGGCGGCGGGAAAATGGATAAAGCCTGCGTCGCTGTGATCGAGTATTATCCAAAACACAATAAAGTCTTTTTGTCTCGATTGGTCGAAAAGATCAAAAGTGATGAAGTTCACTCTGCCGATTTCAAGATTCACGAAATCATCGATCAATATCATGATGGGATTGATCTGTTAGCATTTGATGTTCCCTTCCAGTTGCCAAACACTCTGCGAAATCCCTGCTGTGGGGAAATCGAAACTTGTGATCAGCCCCATATCAAATGGATGTGGGACTATACCCGCAAGCTTCATAAAAAGAAAAAGCCCCGCAAACTTTTCACGGCCTACACGCAACGTTGTGTGGAAATGTATTTATCTTCTGAATTGGAAGAGCCCTTTACGTTGCAACACGCGATGGGCGCAAATACCGCACCCCTTTTGGCGCGTGCTATGTTCTTAAAGCAAAAGCTAAAAATGGATTGTATCGAAGTGTTTCCGAAACTGTCGGTGTGGAGAATTGGTCGCTCGCTTCATGTGATGAAAAGCCATCTGATGTTTCATAAACATGCGGTCGGTGGAGATGACAGTCGCAAAGCTATCTTGCATGCTCTGAGCACGCACAATATCGCTTTTGTGTATGATCAGGACGTCAAATTAATGATCGAGAACAATCATGCTTTTGAGTCCTTTATATGTGCGCTTACGGCGTTTCTAAGCTTTAAAGGCCTTACGGAGCCAAGACCCGAGGGATTCCCTGAAAACGAAGATTGGGTTGAATTCCCTGTGTCATCCATCAAGTGGAATTCGTTCTGA
- a CDS encoding galactokinase has translation MQKIIVKSPTRVDLAGGTLDLWPLYLFINGASTVNVAINVFTNVELTPHDDSTIVLESADLKLRKAYTNLVEALADTDPQMVLLQTQLRYWMPTKGFTLKTSSESPVGGGLGGSSSLTIGLMKAFAQFTGKPFRDVHQMVHSAHNIEAEILNTPTGTQDYYPAASGGLNILRYGYNGIEQEVMDVTNTPLSEKFMLIYTGKAHHSGLNNFEVMKDAVAKDPGTIQALRDLKVIAIETEHAVRSGNWNELGNLFKREFEARVRLAPEFSSPEIRRLSELSLQNGAEAVKICGAGGGGCVLVWCPPEKKQGVADACQKAGFQVMGAKPVNPL, from the coding sequence ATGCAGAAAATTATCGTTAAATCACCAACGCGTGTGGATTTGGCAGGGGGCACTCTTGATTTGTGGCCCCTTTATTTATTCATCAACGGTGCCTCCACAGTGAATGTTGCGATCAATGTCTTCACCAACGTGGAGCTGACACCGCATGATGACTCTACTATAGTCCTGGAATCCGCCGACTTGAAACTTCGCAAAGCCTACACAAATTTGGTGGAGGCTTTGGCTGATACGGATCCACAAATGGTTTTATTGCAAACTCAGCTACGCTATTGGATGCCAACGAAGGGTTTCACCTTAAAAACTTCATCAGAAAGCCCGGTGGGTGGTGGATTGGGTGGCAGCTCCAGTTTGACGATCGGGCTGATGAAAGCTTTTGCGCAATTTACAGGGAAGCCATTCCGCGACGTTCATCAAATGGTTCATTCAGCTCACAATATCGAAGCTGAAATCTTAAATACGCCGACTGGGACTCAGGATTATTATCCAGCCGCTTCAGGTGGTTTGAACATTCTTCGCTACGGATATAATGGTATCGAGCAAGAAGTGATGGATGTGACAAACACTCCACTGTCAGAAAAGTTCATGCTGATTTATACGGGCAAAGCTCACCATTCTGGTTTGAATAACTTTGAAGTGATGAAAGATGCCGTTGCCAAGGACCCTGGAACAATTCAGGCGTTGCGTGATTTAAAAGTGATTGCAATTGAAACGGAACATGCGGTCCGTAGCGGAAATTGGAATGAACTCGGAAATCTGTTCAAGCGCGAATTTGAAGCCCGTGTTCGTTTGGCTCCAGAATTTTCAAGTCCTGAGATCCGACGCTTGTCTGAACTCTCTTTGCAGAATGGTGCGGAGGCTGTTAAGATTTGTGGAGCTGGGGGCGGCGGTTGCGTACTAGTTTGGTGCCCTCCTGAAAAGAAACAAGGAGTCGCAGACGCATGCCAAAAAGCCGGGTTCCAAGTCATGGGCGCAAAGCCCGTAAATCCGCTGTAA
- a CDS encoding DUF4340 domain-containing protein, producing MKIKGRGILVACLLIFGGYALYDFMVQKKADEAKVNDSKLFTLNIDQIDAIEITRGTQTVSLKRTVEGWNMEQPLKDSGDDAAADDMIKMASAEKVKDIVKEGTDIDWATFGLDKPDGSVTYTNSAGQKTTLHISAKTNFENMPFARRDQENKVLVVNSSWTARIEKPAVDFRDRRFLRHKMASIENFYLKNKAGTVEIALKDGKWVDTGSTKLDLDQQKVRQLFHDIVDAKALNYIDGQLPKLQQLFTLNLKLGDKAWKADVGQASDKKIYASVSDPQFQMHMAPGSLDKLIDLKTEDLKVGATPKQDIKSQTGAQLAHEKESN from the coding sequence ATGAAGATCAAAGGTCGCGGAATATTAGTCGCTTGTTTACTTATTTTTGGTGGTTACGCTTTGTATGATTTCATGGTTCAGAAAAAAGCCGATGAAGCCAAAGTGAACGATTCCAAACTTTTCACGTTGAACATCGACCAAATCGACGCGATCGAGATCACGAGGGGAACTCAAACCGTCTCTCTAAAACGCACGGTTGAAGGTTGGAATATGGAACAACCTTTAAAAGACAGCGGTGATGATGCGGCTGCAGATGACATGATTAAAATGGCTTCCGCGGAAAAAGTAAAAGACATCGTTAAAGAGGGCACTGATATTGACTGGGCTACATTTGGTCTGGATAAACCAGATGGCTCAGTGACTTATACGAACTCTGCAGGGCAAAAAACGACTTTGCACATCTCCGCTAAAACTAATTTCGAAAATATGCCGTTTGCTCGTCGTGACCAAGAAAATAAGGTTTTGGTGGTGAACTCCAGTTGGACTGCTCGAATTGAGAAACCAGCCGTGGATTTTCGGGATCGCCGTTTTTTGCGACATAAAATGGCATCCATTGAGAACTTCTATTTGAAAAACAAAGCAGGCACTGTCGAGATCGCATTGAAAGACGGCAAGTGGGTGGACACAGGTTCCACAAAGTTGGATTTGGATCAACAAAAGGTGCGTCAGCTTTTCCACGATATCGTTGATGCCAAAGCTTTGAATTATATCGATGGTCAATTGCCAAAACTTCAACAGCTCTTCACCTTGAATTTGAAATTAGGTGACAAAGCCTGGAAAGCAGATGTCGGGCAGGCCTCTGATAAAAAGATCTATGCATCCGTTTCAGATCCCCAGTTTCAAATGCACATGGCTCCTGGTTCATTAGACAAATTGATTGATCTTAAAACTGAAGACTTGAAAGTTGGGGCGACTCCGAAGCAAGATATTAAGAGTCAAACGGGCGCACAACTGGCGCATGAGAAAGAAAGCAATTAA
- a CDS encoding GldG family protein, whose amino-acid sequence MSKISKIAFLMAGISLVCMSITRYLLGDWVPFCWLALGMAVFFVVLGLIKDRAFFKEFLTMKTTKEGMSMGVLILLMLAVLSIVNYIGVRHYMTFDFSTGQSNTLAEQSVKLVKGLDTELKVYFFYKKGVEGNEENRRAFRDLIKKYQDINPRIQLSFVEVNEQPDIAKDFGVDKGSGTAFLEYKGRRSLLQKIDEQEFTSSLVKVTREKNKTVYFTVGHGESSLEDVKEGMGLNALKTMLERNRYTVKALPLIQEPKVPADADVVVIAGPIQNFLSHEIDALEAYLKNGGSVFMALESQNSAGLDKLVRKMGIELENNYVFNIVDTVMGQGINQGPAMGSVFSPMNEITKSFGQSEVTLFRHPQALKKVSEPPGMAIDELVRTNPKSMAFKSLNLKEEGPVGSFALVDQVMGQWDSDPKNKPFSAIIAGDVDFMTNQMLYQNLNRDLVLNAVASLAKEESLISISPKEPQATQLILSETKFGVFIFAFLIPLSLLLLGTGITLYTRRRNA is encoded by the coding sequence ATGAGCAAGATCAGTAAAATTGCATTTTTGATGGCGGGTATCTCGTTAGTTTGTATGTCGATCACTCGCTACCTATTAGGTGACTGGGTCCCTTTTTGTTGGTTGGCTCTCGGCATGGCGGTATTTTTCGTAGTGCTGGGACTTATTAAAGACCGTGCGTTCTTTAAAGAGTTCCTGACAATGAAGACGACCAAAGAAGGCATGAGTATGGGTGTTCTGATCCTTCTCATGTTGGCGGTGTTGTCGATTGTGAACTATATCGGGGTCAGACATTATATGACTTTCGATTTTTCAACCGGCCAGTCGAACACCCTAGCAGAGCAATCTGTAAAGTTGGTGAAAGGCTTAGATACGGAGCTGAAAGTTTATTTCTTTTACAAAAAAGGTGTGGAAGGAAATGAAGAAAATCGCAGAGCCTTCCGTGACTTGATTAAAAAGTATCAAGATATCAACCCACGTATTCAATTGAGTTTCGTGGAAGTAAATGAGCAGCCTGACATTGCCAAAGACTTTGGTGTTGATAAGGGGAGCGGAACTGCGTTCCTGGAATACAAAGGTCGCAGAAGTCTGTTACAAAAAATTGACGAGCAAGAATTCACTAGCTCTCTAGTGAAAGTGACACGCGAAAAAAATAAAACAGTTTATTTCACCGTCGGTCACGGCGAATCCAGCTTGGAAGATGTGAAAGAGGGCATGGGGCTTAATGCATTAAAGACCATGCTTGAGCGCAACCGTTATACGGTGAAGGCACTCCCTTTGATTCAAGAGCCCAAAGTTCCCGCTGATGCCGACGTCGTGGTTATCGCTGGGCCGATTCAAAACTTCTTAAGTCATGAGATTGACGCATTGGAAGCGTACTTGAAAAATGGCGGCAGTGTTTTCATGGCCCTTGAATCTCAAAATTCTGCAGGTCTGGATAAGCTTGTACGAAAAATGGGGATCGAGCTTGAGAATAACTATGTCTTCAATATAGTTGATACAGTGATGGGGCAAGGGATCAATCAAGGGCCCGCGATGGGTTCGGTCTTTTCCCCAATGAATGAAATCACGAAATCCTTTGGTCAAAGTGAAGTGACTCTGTTCCGTCACCCGCAAGCACTGAAAAAAGTTTCTGAGCCACCAGGCATGGCAATTGATGAATTGGTAAGAACGAATCCAAAATCCATGGCCTTTAAAAGTTTGAATTTGAAAGAGGAAGGCCCCGTGGGCAGTTTTGCCTTGGTCGATCAAGTAATGGGCCAGTGGGATTCTGATCCCAAGAATAAGCCATTCTCTGCGATCATCGCGGGCGACGTGGATTTTATGACCAATCAAATGCTTTATCAGAACTTGAACCGTGATTTGGTTTTGAATGCGGTGGCATCTTTGGCTAAGGAAGAAAGCTTGATCAGCATTTCTCCGAAAGAGCCTCAGGCGACTCAACTTATTTTAAGTGAAACAAAATTCGGGGTATTCATATTTGCGTTCTTAATTCCATTGTCGCTGTTGCTATTAGGCACGGGCATCACTCTGTATACTAGAAGGAGAAATGCGTAA
- a CDS encoding ABC transporter permease — translation MNGSLIILKKELKGFFFNPTYWIICFLVSLVFSWIYPLQLYGFAQLLLNYVAQQNIPANQLNIHYGVFLRQLSYLNLILIFVVPALTMKLFAEEKKLRTFDLLLTSPVTSTQIVIGKYIASLGAVGGIVLLALSYPVATAALAKLNWGPLLVAFLGIFIVGAVYAAMNLFCSALTENSLVAYVMSVILNVSIWFIGIGAEVVDGEVARKIFEHVSLSTHLSSLVEGTIRTNGLVFFGSLIVLFCFLAERVVESSRWR, via the coding sequence ATGAATGGTTCATTGATCATCCTGAAAAAAGAATTAAAAGGATTTTTCTTTAATCCCACTTATTGGATCATCTGTTTCTTAGTGAGTTTAGTTTTTAGTTGGATCTATCCTTTGCAGCTTTATGGTTTTGCGCAGTTGCTGCTAAACTATGTGGCCCAACAAAATATTCCGGCAAATCAACTAAACATTCACTATGGTGTTTTCCTTCGTCAGTTGTCTTACTTAAATCTGATTCTGATTTTCGTAGTACCAGCTTTGACGATGAAATTATTTGCTGAAGAAAAAAAGCTTCGCACGTTTGATCTTTTGTTAACGTCGCCTGTAACATCCACGCAAATAGTTATTGGAAAATACATTGCGTCACTGGGGGCCGTGGGGGGCATCGTACTTCTGGCCCTATCCTATCCGGTGGCTACTGCTGCCTTGGCGAAACTAAACTGGGGCCCCTTGTTGGTGGCGTTTCTGGGGATCTTTATCGTGGGCGCAGTGTACGCTGCGATGAATTTATTCTGTTCTGCTTTGACTGAAAACAGCTTGGTTGCCTATGTGATGTCGGTGATCCTGAATGTGTCAATCTGGTTTATTGGTATCGGTGCAGAAGTTGTCGATGGCGAAGTGGCACGCAAAATTTTTGAACATGTTTCGTTGAGCACGCATTTGTCCAGCCTTGTCGAAGGCACCATCCGCACGAACGGTTTGGTTTTCTTTGGCAGCTTGATAGTTTTGTTCTGCTTCCTGGCAGAGCGTGTTGTTGAATCTTCCCGTTGGAGATAG